A stretch of Sulfitobacter sp. THAF37 DNA encodes these proteins:
- a CDS encoding TRAP transporter large permease, translating into MDVLVLFLMVVGLMLIGVPIAVSLGLSSMLFLLVLSDTSLASIAQSLYGAMAAHYTLLAIPFFILASSFMSTGGVARRIIRFSIACVGHLRGGLAISGVLACMMFAALSGSSPATVVAIGSIVIAAMRQAGYTKDFAAGVIANAGTLGILIPPSIVMVVYASATDVSVGRMFLAGVIPGILAGVMLMVTIYIMAVIRDMPKGVWAGWGEIWTSFREAFWGLMLIVIIMVGIYGVPGVTGAIFTPTEAAAVASVYAFLVAMFIYRDIGPLKADTAPEALANAPAGARSMGAAEVPAARRSTLLQKPWALVTCFFHPDTRDTLFDAGKLTVTLMFIIANALILKHVLTDEQIPQQISSAMLDAGLGPIMFLIIVNVILLIGGQFMEPSGLLVIVAPLVFPIAIELGIDPIHLGIIMVVNMEIGMITPPVGLNLFVTSGVANMPMMKVVRAALPFTAVLFVFLIMVTYVPVISTWLPTLMMGPEIITN; encoded by the coding sequence ATGGATGTACTTGTTCTTTTCCTGATGGTCGTCGGTCTGATGTTGATCGGCGTGCCGATCGCGGTATCGCTCGGCCTGTCGTCGATGCTGTTCCTGCTGGTGCTGTCGGATACCTCTCTGGCGTCGATCGCGCAAAGCCTCTACGGCGCGATGGCGGCGCATTACACGCTGCTGGCGATCCCGTTCTTCATCCTCGCGTCTTCCTTCATGTCCACGGGCGGGGTGGCGCGTCGGATCATCCGGTTCTCCATCGCCTGTGTGGGGCATCTGCGGGGCGGTCTGGCGATTTCCGGGGTTCTGGCCTGCATGATGTTCGCGGCACTTTCAGGCTCGTCGCCCGCGACGGTGGTGGCCATCGGGTCCATCGTGATCGCGGCAATGCGTCAGGCGGGCTACACCAAGGATTTCGCCGCCGGTGTCATCGCCAACGCGGGGACGCTTGGCATTCTCATCCCGCCTTCGATCGTGATGGTGGTCTATGCGTCGGCCACGGATGTGTCGGTGGGCCGGATGTTCCTGGCGGGCGTCATTCCGGGTATCCTTGCCGGTGTGATGCTGATGGTCACGATCTACATCATGGCCGTGATCCGCGACATGCCGAAAGGCGTCTGGGCGGGCTGGGGCGAGATCTGGACCAGTTTCCGCGAAGCCTTCTGGGGTCTGATGCTGATCGTCATCATCATGGTCGGAATCTACGGTGTGCCCGGTGTCACCGGGGCGATATTCACGCCAACCGAGGCGGCGGCGGTCGCGTCCGTCTATGCCTTCCTCGTGGCGATGTTCATCTATCGTGACATCGGTCCGCTGAAGGCCGACACGGCACCCGAAGCCCTGGCTAATGCGCCTGCGGGCGCGCGCAGCATGGGCGCTGCCGAAGTCCCGGCGGCGCGGCGGAGCACGCTGCTGCAGAAGCCCTGGGCGCTGGTGACGTGCTTTTTCCACCCCGATACCCGGGACACGCTGTTCGATGCGGGGAAACTGACGGTCACGCTGATGTTCATCATCGCAAACGCGCTGATCCTCAAGCATGTGCTGACCGACGAACAGATCCCGCAGCAGATTTCCTCTGCCATGCTGGACGCGGGGCTGGGGCCGATCATGTTCCTGATCATCGTCAACGTGATCCTGCTGATCGGCGGCCAGTTCATGGAACCGTCGGGCCTGCTGGTGATCGTGGCACCGCTGGTGTTCCCGATTGCGATCGAGCTGGGCATCGACCCCATTCACCTGGGCATCATCATGGTCGTCAACATGGAAATCGGGATGATCACACCGCCCGTCGGCCTGAACCTCTTTGTGACATCGGGGGTGGCCAACATGCCGATGATGAAGGTGGTCAGAGCGGCGCTGCCCTTTACCGCCGTGCTTTTTGTCTTCCTGATCATGGTGACATATGTGCCCGTGATCTCCACCTGGCTGCCGACGCTGATGATGGGGCCGGAGATCATCACGAACTAG
- a CDS encoding TRAP transporter small permease has product MSASRYEPKGAFGRFIHTFEETAIAVLLGLMTLVTFVNVVLRYVFNHALIWGLELTLVLFAWLVLFGISYCVKVTAHLGVDAVTSVLPTGPKRWLAILSGLICVFYAVLMMKGAWDFWAPFAGFNPTEGRWFPTGFVERRSQSFYESDQIPIPFQWMNDWLAYTFNSFMDGNQLVTEPYEKMPRLVPYVILPLGCALLLFRFVQATLGVIAGRRESMIVSHEAEEAVEKAAAEDAKV; this is encoded by the coding sequence ATGAGCGCCAGCAGATACGAGCCGAAGGGTGCCTTCGGCCGCTTTATCCACACATTCGAAGAAACCGCCATTGCCGTGCTGCTGGGTCTGATGACTCTTGTGACCTTCGTCAACGTGGTGCTGCGATACGTGTTCAACCACGCCCTGATCTGGGGGCTCGAACTGACGCTTGTCCTTTTCGCATGGCTGGTGCTGTTCGGGATCAGCTATTGCGTCAAGGTCACGGCGCATCTGGGCGTCGATGCTGTCACCAGCGTCCTGCCGACCGGCCCGAAGCGATGGCTGGCGATCCTGTCGGGGCTGATCTGCGTCTTCTACGCGGTGTTGATGATGAAGGGGGCGTGGGATTTCTGGGCACCTTTCGCCGGGTTCAACCCGACCGAGGGGCGCTGGTTTCCCACCGGTTTTGTCGAGCGTCGTTCGCAGTCCTTCTACGAAAGCGACCAGATACCGATCCCGTTCCAGTGGATGAACGACTGGCTTGCCTATACTTTCAATTCCTTCATGGACGGAAACCAGCTTGTGACAGAGCCTTATGAAAAGATGCCGCGCCTCGTGCCTTACGTGATCCTGCCGCTTGGCTGTGCGCTGCTGCTGTTCCGCTTTGTCCAGGCCACGCTTGGGGTGATTGCCGGCCGCCGCGAGAGCATGATCGTGAGCCATGAAGCCGAGGAAGCGGTCGAAAAGGCCGCCGCCGAAGACGCAAAGGTCTGA
- a CDS encoding TRAP transporter substrate-binding protein — MKLFTAATVALTMSVSAGAVAAACDDGEMVIKFSHVTNTDKHPKGLAASLLEKRVNEEMDGKACMEVFPNSTLYDDDQVLEAMLQGDVQMAAPSLSKFEAFTKQFQIFDLPFMFVNIDAVDKFQQGEKGEALKNSMQRRGLQGLGFWHNGMKQMSANKPLEMPGDAKGLKFRVQPSDVIVAQFEQLEASPQPMAFSEVYGALQTGVVDGQENTWSNIYGQKFFEVQDGSTETNHGVLDYLVVTGSDWWEGLDPEIRDQLATIVDEVTAERNAAVNEVDMEARQAILDAGGVIRELTPEQRQAWVDAMKPVWSQFEEGVGADNIAAAQEINGSM; from the coding sequence ATGAAGCTTTTTACTGCCGCCACCGTTGCCCTGACCATGTCCGTCAGCGCGGGTGCCGTTGCCGCTGCCTGCGATGACGGCGAGATGGTGATCAAGTTCAGCCATGTGACCAACACCGACAAGCACCCCAAGGGTCTTGCGGCGTCGCTGCTTGAGAAACGCGTGAACGAAGAGATGGACGGCAAGGCCTGCATGGAGGTTTTCCCGAACTCCACGCTTTACGACGACGACCAGGTTCTCGAAGCGATGCTGCAGGGCGACGTGCAGATGGCCGCGCCTTCGCTGTCGAAATTCGAGGCCTTCACCAAGCAGTTCCAGATTTTCGATCTGCCGTTCATGTTCGTGAACATCGACGCCGTGGACAAGTTCCAGCAGGGCGAGAAGGGCGAGGCGCTGAAGAACTCGATGCAGCGCCGCGGTCTTCAGGGTCTGGGTTTCTGGCACAATGGCATGAAGCAGATGTCGGCGAACAAGCCGCTGGAAATGCCAGGTGACGCCAAGGGCTTGAAATTCCGCGTGCAGCCCTCTGACGTGATTGTCGCGCAATTCGAGCAACTGGAAGCCAGCCCGCAGCCGATGGCCTTTTCCGAAGTCTACGGCGCGCTGCAGACCGGCGTTGTCGATGGTCAGGAAAACACCTGGTCCAACATCTACGGCCAGAAATTCTTTGAAGTGCAGGATGGCTCCACCGAAACCAACCACGGTGTGCTCGACTACCTGGTCGTGACCGGCTCCGACTGGTGGGAAGGTCTGGATCCGGAAATCCGCGACCAGCTGGCCACCATCGTGGACGAGGTGACGGCAGAGCGGAACGCGGCCGTGAACGAAGTGGACATGGAAGCCCGCCAGGCGATCCTGGACGCCGGCGGCGTGATCCGCGAACTGACCCCCGAGCAGCGCCAGGCCTGGGTCGACGCGATGAAGCCGGTCTGGTCACAGTTCGAGGAAGGTGTCGGCGCGGACAACATCGCAGCCGCGCAGGAAATCAACGGTTCCATGTAA
- a CDS encoding sigma-54 dependent transcriptional regulator — protein sequence MKGKVLLVDDDAAVREALAQTLELAQISALMAGSFVAAKDRITRSFDGVILSDIRMPGRDGFHLLEYARAQDPDLPVILLTGEGDIPMAVAAMGQGAFGFLEKPCAPADLLAVLERALKTRALVLENRRLREMMETGDPAARMIFGTSALSDGLRRRVRLVAQTEGDTLINGAPGTGISKIAEVLHLSSARSKAPFVKQAASGLSPETLPDTLKQADGGSLFLDEISQLPRQVQLILSETTEGQSSVRLIAGNTRDLAAEVEAGRFNAELYWRLEGLSVRIPSLSERPEDIPVMFRRYVDQAAEQSGLRAREVTPDVVASLMRRDWPGNTRALMSVAMRFVLGLNEDIEPDASLGLAEQMARVEKSLLEAALRRSDGRASAAAEALKLPRKTFYDKLTRYGIRPEDFRA from the coding sequence ATGAAGGGAAAGGTTCTTCTGGTCGACGACGACGCGGCGGTGCGCGAGGCGCTGGCGCAGACGCTGGAGCTTGCGCAGATCAGCGCGTTGATGGCGGGGTCCTTCGTCGCGGCCAAGGACAGGATCACGCGGTCGTTCGACGGGGTGATCCTGTCGGACATCCGGATGCCGGGGCGCGACGGCTTCCATCTGCTGGAGTATGCCCGTGCGCAGGACCCCGACCTGCCGGTGATCCTGCTGACCGGCGAGGGGGACATCCCGATGGCGGTCGCCGCCATGGGGCAGGGCGCCTTTGGCTTTCTCGAAAAGCCCTGTGCGCCCGCCGACCTGCTGGCGGTTCTGGAGCGTGCGCTCAAGACCCGCGCGCTGGTGCTGGAAAACCGTCGCCTGCGCGAGATGATGGAAACCGGCGATCCGGCGGCGCGGATGATCTTTGGCACATCGGCACTGTCCGACGGGCTGCGCCGGCGGGTACGGCTGGTCGCGCAGACGGAGGGCGACACGCTGATCAATGGCGCGCCCGGCACCGGCATTTCCAAGATCGCCGAAGTGCTGCACCTGAGTTCGGCGCGCTCCAAGGCGCCATTTGTCAAACAGGCGGCTTCGGGTCTGTCGCCTGAAACCCTGCCGGACACCCTGAAACAGGCAGATGGCGGCAGTTTGTTCCTGGACGAAATCTCGCAACTGCCGCGACAGGTCCAGTTGATCCTGAGTGAGACGACCGAAGGCCAGAGCTCGGTGCGCCTGATTGCAGGCAACACACGTGATCTGGCCGCCGAGGTGGAGGCTGGCCGTTTCAACGCCGAACTCTACTGGCGGCTGGAGGGGCTGAGCGTGCGCATCCCGAGCCTGTCGGAGCGCCCCGAGGACATTCCGGTGATGTTTCGCCGCTATGTCGATCAGGCGGCAGAGCAGTCGGGCCTGCGCGCGCGCGAGGTCACGCCCGATGTGGTGGCGTCGCTGATGCGCCGCGACTGGCCTGGCAATACGCGGGCGCTGATGTCGGTGGCGATGCGTTTCGTACTGGGGCTGAACGAAGATATCGAACCGGACGCCTCGCTGGGGTTGGCAGAACAGATGGCCCGGGTCGAGAAATCCCTGCTGGAGGCGGCGCTGCGACGCTCGGACGGGCGGGCCTCTGCCGCGGCGGAGGCGCTCAAGCTGCCGCGCAAGACGTTCTATGACAAACTGACCCGGTACGGCATCCGGCCTGAAGATTTCCGGGCGTGA
- a CDS encoding ATP-binding protein, with protein sequence MLAFLAVVAALTAGVWRYFHAQGLDLLAERGRADLALAGDRLVGQLQRYRDLAVLMADHPEVLAVLEGGGAGDIGALLLEVADKTAALDVLVVDAAGRLRASALGRAAPDRLAGQPFVRRAMRGALGWGHGGAEPLTARAFFHAAPVFGPSGRVQGVVAVVTDLSGIDYNWRGSTPAAFFTDSGGEVLIANRSELLFWRRPQGSPGLEPPVGPAPPFEARLVAGHEIWGLDWGPYLPRSALHLTQALPVIGMTGEVLLDTAQARRLATAQAGAVAALCLAFGSLLFLAAERRRALASANARLEDRVAERTHALRDTNRRLLAEAADREEAQAALRRAQDELVQAGKLSALGQMSAGISHELNQPLMAIRSFAENGRQFMARGAPERAEENLSRISEMAQRMARIIQNLRAFARQDRQTDDAVDLRKALEGAIELTRAHVDDAGVTLVHPVLEAPTWVRGGEVRLSQVFVNLITNAVDAMAGTPEKRLEIEVVEDDDVTVSFRDTGPGIEMPDKVFDPFYTTKSEGPTAGMGLGLSISYGIVQSFGGQIRGSNYAGGALFTVTLERHAKEAAAV encoded by the coding sequence ATGCTGGCCTTTCTCGCGGTGGTGGCCGCTTTGACGGCTGGTGTCTGGCGCTATTTCCACGCGCAGGGGTTGGACCTGTTGGCCGAGCGGGGCCGCGCGGACCTGGCCCTGGCCGGGGACCGGCTGGTCGGGCAGTTGCAGCGGTACCGGGATCTGGCGGTGCTGATGGCGGACCACCCGGAGGTTCTGGCGGTGCTGGAGGGGGGCGGCGCGGGTGACATCGGCGCGCTGCTGCTGGAGGTCGCGGACAAGACCGCCGCGCTGGACGTGCTGGTTGTCGACGCGGCGGGACGGTTGCGCGCCTCTGCCCTGGGGCGGGCGGCGCCGGACCGGCTGGCCGGGCAGCCCTTTGTACGGCGGGCGATGCGGGGGGCCCTGGGATGGGGGCACGGAGGGGCGGAGCCGCTGACCGCGCGGGCATTCTTTCACGCGGCACCGGTTTTTGGCCCCTCTGGCCGGGTCCAGGGTGTGGTGGCCGTGGTGACGGACCTCAGTGGCATCGACTACAACTGGCGCGGCAGCACGCCGGCGGCCTTTTTTACCGACAGCGGTGGTGAAGTCCTGATTGCGAACCGGTCGGAATTGCTGTTCTGGCGCAGGCCGCAGGGGTCGCCGGGCCTGGAGCCACCCGTGGGCCCCGCGCCGCCCTTCGAGGCGCGCCTGGTGGCGGGGCACGAGATCTGGGGGCTGGACTGGGGCCCCTATCTGCCCCGGTCGGCGCTGCACCTTACTCAGGCGTTGCCGGTGATCGGCATGACGGGCGAGGTGTTGCTGGACACCGCGCAGGCACGTCGGCTGGCGACGGCGCAGGCGGGCGCGGTGGCGGCGCTGTGCCTCGCCTTCGGGTCGCTGCTGTTCCTGGCGGCCGAACGGCGGCGCGCCCTGGCCAGTGCCAATGCCCGGCTGGAAGACCGCGTGGCGGAGCGGACCCATGCCCTGCGCGACACCAACCGTCGGCTTCTGGCGGAGGCGGCGGACCGCGAGGAGGCGCAGGCGGCATTGCGCCGTGCACAGGACGAGCTGGTTCAGGCGGGCAAGCTGAGTGCGCTGGGGCAGATGTCAGCCGGGATCAGCCACGAGCTGAACCAGCCTCTCATGGCGATCCGGTCCTTTGCCGAGAACGGCAGGCAATTCATGGCGCGCGGCGCCCCCGAGCGGGCGGAGGAGAATCTGTCGCGGATTTCGGAAATGGCGCAACGGATGGCGCGGATCATCCAGAACCTGCGCGCTTTTGCCCGCCAGGACCGGCAGACCGACGACGCGGTGGACCTGCGCAAGGCGCTGGAGGGGGCAATTGAGTTGACCCGCGCCCATGTGGACGACGCGGGCGTGACGCTGGTGCATCCTGTTCTTGAAGCCCCCACCTGGGTCCGCGGCGGCGAGGTGCGGCTGAGCCAGGTCTTTGTCAACCTGATCACCAATGCGGTGGACGCGATGGCCGGTACGCCGGAAAAGCGGTTGGAGATCGAGGTGGTCGAAGACGACGACGTCACGGTCAGCTTTCGCGATACCGGGCCGGGAATCGAGATGCCGGACAAGGTTTTTGACCCGTTCTATACGACGAAGTCGGAGGGTCCCACGGCGGGGATGGGACTTGGCCTGTCGATCAGCTATGGCATCGTGCAGAGTTTCGGGGGGCAGATCCGGGGCAGCAATTATGCGGGCGGTGCGCTCTTCACCGTGACACTGGAACGGCATGCAAAGGAAGCGGCGGCAGTATGA
- a CDS encoding cytochrome P450, which translates to MKTLAQSPHDPAFIQDPYTVYDAARARGPVLYWEDYGMPAAFDAATVTALLRDRRLGRQHPDPAPTPAHLQTWARLHDNSMLELEPPRHTRLRGQVLRAFTSRRIANLGPDIDQITQDLLADLPDDRPFDLIPQFCTQLPVRIIARLLGVPEDKAPDLLRWSTAMVAMYMAGATRATEDAAEGAAREFVDYLSGYIDQRRARPGDDLISHLIGVETQGDSLDTDELISTCILLLNAGHEATVHTLGNAVKCLLENATDPLALAPHNIAATVEEVLRYDPPLHIFTRHAYDDIDLGQTTLKKGAEIALVLGAAGRDPEVHVAPDLFNPQRPGRPHAAFGGGLHFCVGAPLARLELQRALPALFAHLPDMSLTETPRYADSYHFHKLERLMITP; encoded by the coding sequence ATGAAGACCCTTGCCCAATCCCCGCATGACCCCGCTTTCATCCAGGACCCCTACACGGTCTACGACGCGGCACGCGCGCGTGGCCCCGTGCTCTACTGGGAGGACTACGGGATGCCCGCCGCCTTCGACGCGGCCACCGTGACGGCGCTGCTGCGCGACCGCAGGCTGGGCCGACAACACCCGGACCCGGCCCCGACACCGGCACACCTGCAGACCTGGGCGCGGCTGCACGACAACTCCATGCTGGAACTCGAACCACCGCGCCACACCCGGCTGCGCGGCCAGGTGCTGCGCGCCTTCACCTCCAGGCGCATCGCGAACCTTGGTCCCGACATTGATCAGATCACGCAGGACCTGCTGGCCGACCTGCCGGACGACAGGCCCTTCGACCTGATCCCGCAGTTCTGCACGCAGCTTCCGGTGCGCATCATCGCCCGCCTGCTCGGCGTGCCCGAGGACAAGGCCCCCGACCTGCTGCGCTGGTCGACCGCGATGGTGGCCATGTACATGGCCGGTGCCACCCGCGCGACAGAGGACGCCGCCGAAGGCGCCGCGCGGGAGTTCGTGGACTACCTCAGCGGCTACATCGACCAGCGGCGCGCAAGGCCGGGTGACGACCTGATCTCACATCTCATCGGGGTGGAGACCCAAGGCGACAGCCTCGACACGGACGAGCTGATCAGCACCTGCATCCTGCTGCTGAACGCGGGCCACGAGGCGACCGTGCACACGCTCGGCAATGCGGTCAAATGCCTGCTTGAGAACGCCACCGATCCGCTGGCACTGGCCCCGCACAACATCGCCGCCACGGTGGAGGAAGTGCTGCGCTACGACCCGCCCCTGCACATCTTCACCCGCCACGCCTATGACGACATCGACCTGGGCCAGACAACGCTGAAGAAAGGCGCGGAAATCGCGCTGGTCCTGGGCGCCGCGGGCCGCGACCCCGAGGTCCACGTGGCCCCCGACCTGTTCAACCCGCAGCGCCCCGGCAGGCCCCACGCGGCCTTCGGCGGCGGGCTGCACTTCTGTGTCGGCGCGCCGCTGGCCCGGCTGGAACTGCAACGCGCCCTGCCCGCGCTTTTTGCCCATCTGCCCGACATGTCCCTGACCGAAACGCCGCGCTACGCGGACAGCTACCATTTTCACAAGCTCGAACGCCTGATGATCACCCCGTGA
- a CDS encoding Lrp/AsnC family transcriptional regulator, which yields MSVRIDETDRKILGELQRDAAQSLEDIAKAVGSSKTPVWNRIRKMREAGIIGQQTVILDAEALGFEACFFVLIRTSEHEAGWQAAFLKALRDRPEVQEAHRLAGDIDYILKVRVKNARAYDVFYQALISEVRVHNVTALLSMEELKSTVALPL from the coding sequence ATGTCGGTTCGGATAGACGAGACAGATCGGAAAATTCTTGGTGAGCTGCAACGGGATGCGGCCCAATCGCTTGAGGATATCGCCAAGGCGGTGGGGTCTTCGAAGACGCCGGTCTGGAATCGCATTCGCAAGATGCGCGAGGCCGGGATCATCGGACAGCAGACGGTGATCCTGGACGCCGAGGCGCTGGGGTTCGAGGCCTGTTTCTTCGTGCTGATCCGCACCTCCGAGCATGAAGCGGGCTGGCAGGCGGCCTTTCTCAAGGCGTTGCGGGACCGCCCCGAGGTGCAGGAGGCGCACCGGCTGGCGGGTGACATCGACTATATCCTGAAAGTCCGGGTAAAGAATGCGCGGGCCTACGATGTCTTCTATCAGGCGCTGATTTCGGAGGTGCGGGTGCACAACGTCACGGCGCTTTTGTCGATGGAAGAGCTGAAGTCGACGGTGGCGCTGCCGTTGTGA
- the cysG gene encoding siroheme synthase CysG — protein MDHFPIFLATEGQRIALSGGGDAALAKLRLLLKTRARINVYASAPAPEIAAWADAGKLMLHRRAFGPGDALCARLFYAADEDADEDARTAAIARAEGALVNIVDNLHDSEFITPAIVDRDPVTVAIGTEGAAPVLARAIKADLEERLPTSLGTLARIGKGFRKMADALPFGRARRDFWRDYYFNTGPRAVADGADAVENSLHGLLDDHLNRSARPGHVAFVGGGPGDPELLTLKARRALDEADVVIYDRLISPEILELARREAQMIDVGKEGFGPSTSQETINDLLVEHAQSGAQVVRLKSGDATVFGRLDEEIDAIDAHGIGWHIVPGITSASAAVATIGQSLTRRGRNASVRFLTGHDMKGFADHDWAALARPNEVAAIYMGKKSARFVQGRLIMHGADRATPVTVIENASRPDQRVLETTLDRMATDIADAAMTGPALTFYGLAPRAAAQAATQMPIEEMA, from the coding sequence ATGGACCACTTTCCCATCTTTCTCGCCACCGAGGGGCAGCGCATCGCCCTGTCCGGCGGGGGCGACGCGGCGCTGGCCAAGCTGCGGCTTCTGCTGAAGACGCGGGCGCGTATCAATGTCTACGCCAGCGCCCCGGCGCCCGAGATCGCGGCATGGGCCGACGCGGGCAAGCTGATGCTGCATCGCCGCGCCTTCGGCCCCGGCGACGCGCTGTGCGCCCGGCTGTTCTATGCCGCCGACGAGGACGCGGACGAAGATGCCCGCACCGCCGCCATTGCCCGGGCCGAAGGCGCATTGGTCAACATCGTCGACAACCTTCACGACAGTGAATTCATCACCCCCGCCATCGTGGACCGTGACCCGGTGACGGTGGCGATCGGGACCGAAGGCGCGGCACCCGTGCTGGCCCGCGCGATCAAGGCGGATCTGGAAGAACGCCTGCCCACATCGCTGGGGACGCTGGCGCGCATCGGCAAGGGCTTTCGCAAGATGGCCGACGCGCTGCCTTTTGGCCGGGCGCGGCGGGACTTCTGGCGCGACTATTATTTCAACACCGGCCCCCGCGCGGTGGCCGACGGCGCAGACGCCGTGGAGAACAGCCTGCACGGGCTGCTGGACGACCACCTGAACCGTTCCGCCCGCCCGGGCCACGTCGCCTTTGTCGGGGGCGGCCCGGGTGATCCGGAACTGCTGACGCTCAAGGCGCGCCGCGCATTGGATGAGGCGGACGTGGTGATCTACGATCGCCTGATCAGCCCGGAAATACTGGAACTCGCCCGCCGCGAAGCCCAGATGATCGACGTCGGCAAGGAAGGTTTCGGCCCGTCCACCAGCCAGGAGACAATCAATGACCTGCTGGTCGAACATGCGCAGTCGGGCGCTCAGGTGGTGCGGCTGAAATCGGGCGATGCCACCGTATTCGGCCGCCTGGACGAGGAAATCGACGCCATCGACGCCCATGGCATCGGCTGGCACATCGTCCCTGGCATCACCTCGGCCTCCGCCGCCGTGGCGACGATCGGGCAAAGCCTCACCCGCCGGGGGCGCAACGCATCGGTCCGGTTCCTGACGGGCCATGACATGAAGGGCTTCGCCGATCACGACTGGGCGGCACTGGCCCGCCCGAACGAAGTCGCCGCGATCTACATGGGCAAGAAATCCGCCCGCTTCGTTCAGGGTCGCCTGATCATGCACGGCGCGGACCGCGCCACGCCTGTCACCGTGATCGAAAACGCCTCGCGCCCGGATCAGCGGGTGCTGGAGACCACGCTGGACCGGATGGCCACGGATATTGCAGACGCGGCCATGACCGGCCCCGCGCTGACTTTCTACGGGCTTGCCCCGCGCGCCGCCGCGCAAGCCGCAACGCAAATGCCGATCGAGGAGATGGCCTGA
- a CDS encoding DUF2849 domain-containing protein, whose product MPKPFTPKVVTANALLEGDVIYMTTSGWTRDLAEAEVLTDEADADLRLIEAQSQPDKIVGAYLADVTVENGVPHPTHFREDFRATGPSNYRHGKQETITEERF is encoded by the coding sequence ATGCCGAAACCCTTTACCCCCAAGGTCGTGACAGCCAATGCCCTTCTGGAAGGCGACGTGATCTACATGACCACCAGCGGCTGGACTCGTGATCTGGCCGAGGCCGAGGTGCTGACCGATGAGGCCGACGCCGATCTGCGCCTGATCGAGGCGCAGTCCCAGCCCGACAAGATCGTCGGCGCCTACCTGGCCGATGTCACCGTCGAGAACGGCGTGCCGCACCCCACCCATTTCCGCGAGGATTTCCGCGCCACCGGGCCCTCCAACTATCGCCACGGCAAGCAGGAAACCATCACAGAGGAGCGTTTCTGA